In Alosa sapidissima isolate fAloSap1 chromosome 4, fAloSap1.pri, whole genome shotgun sequence, the following are encoded in one genomic region:
- the fkbp5 gene encoding peptidyl-prolyl cis-trans isomerase FKBP5, whose product MRGRSERASPGSGTTKMNTHRGEFTDGRSIAALFAKEGIDITSNKDKGVCKVVRRQGAEGESPMIGDKVFVHYTGKLLNGRKFDSSIDRMEPFSFNVGKGQVIRAWDIGVTSMQRGEVCTFLCKPEYAYGKTGNLPKIPPNSSLVFEVELLDFSGEELMEDGGIVRRIKVKGAGFTNPNDGATVHVHLEGSCGGRVFESRDVRFIVGEAEDVGVPMGVDRAMEKMQKGECCLLYLKSKYGFGTEGKQKYNIGPNADLVYEVILKDFVKAKESWEMDLNEKLEQSVLVKQKGTHYFKACRYHQAVIQYQRIVCWLEMECGVSKQQQQAIQDLLLVAHLNLALCYLRLQEYSHVIDNCNKVIEMDADNEKALYRRGEARLQRNEFSLAVKDFRHVLQVNPSNRAANSQITVCQRKMREHHEQDKKIYANMFQRFAEHDAKVARLKRKRDGGIACNISCKRKHSRSQDCS is encoded by the exons GGGTAGCGGGACTACAAAAATGAACACGCACAGGGGCGAGTTTACAGATGGGCGGTCCATAGCAGCACTCTTTGCCAAAGAGGGTATTGACATCACTTCGAACAAAGATAAGGGTGTTTGCAAG GTGGTGAGGAGACAGGGAGCAGAGGGGGAAAGTCCCATGATCGGTGATAAGGTGTTTGTTCATTACACTGGGAAACTGCTCAATGGGAGGAAGTTTGACTCAAGCATTGATCGCATGGAGCCATTCAGCTTTAACGTGGGAAAAG GCCAGGTGATTAGGGCCTGGGACATCGGTGTGACCTccatgcagagaggagaggtcTGCACATTCTTGTGTAAACCGGAGTACGCCTATGGCAAAACTGGCAACCTCCCTAAAATCCCCCCTAACAGCTCACTAGTGTTCGAG GTGGAGTTGCTGGACTTCAGCGGAGAGGAGTTGATGGAAGATGGGGGCATCGTGCGGCGGATAAAAGTCAAAGGTGCAGGCTTCACCAATCCCAACGATGGAGCAACAGTCCACG TGCACCTTGAGGGTAGTTGTGGAGGTCGAGTGTTCGAGTCGCGGGACGTGCGCTTCATCGTGGGAGAGGCCGAGGATGTTGGGGTGCCCATGGGAGTGGACAGGGCCATGGAAAAGATGCAGAAGGGAGAATGCTGCCTGCTGTATCTCAAGTCTAA ATACGGTTTTGGAACCGAGGGGAAACAGAAGTATAACATTGGACCAAATGCTGATCTAGTATATGAAGTAATACTCAAAGACTTTGTAAAG GCCAAAGAATCTTGGGAAATGGACCTGAATGAAAAACTTGAACAATCAGTTTTGGTCAAACAGAAAGGGACTCATTACTTCAAG GCCTGTCGATACCACCAAGCTGTGATCCAGTACCAGCGCATTGTGTGTTGGCTGGAGATGGAGTGTGGAGTGAGCAAACAGCAGCAACAGGCTATCCAGGACCTGCTGCTTGTAGCTCACCTCAACCTGGCACTCTGCTACCTGAGACTGCAGGAGTACTCACATGTGATTGATAACTGCAACAAG GTGATTGAAATGGATGCTGACAACGAGAAGGCCCTTTATCGGAGAGGAGAGGCTCGTCTTCAGCGGAATGAGTTCAGTTTGGCAGTGAAAGACTTTCGGCACGTTCTCCAGGTGAACCCCTCCAATCGTGCCGCTAATTCTCAGATCACTGTCTGCCAGAGGAAAATGCGTGAGCATCATGAACAGGACAAGAAGATCTATGCCAACATGTTCCAGAGATTTGCAGAACATGATGCTAAG gTGGCCCGGCTAAAAAGGAAGAGGGATGGCGGCATAGCATGCAACATCAGCTGTAAACGAAAACACAGCAGAAGCCAGGACTGCTCCTGA